In Equus asinus isolate D_3611 breed Donkey chromosome 13, EquAss-T2T_v2, whole genome shotgun sequence, one DNA window encodes the following:
- the ACSF2 gene encoding medium-chain acyl-CoA ligase ACSF2, mitochondrial isoform X1: MAVYVWMLRLGRLCARSPGVLGARAVLSRGWQEARWQGVRPLSSREVDGTTPLPVGGCSYIQGHTGLHLINKTVGQCLDATVQKIPDREALVVLHENVRLTFAQLKEEVDKAASGLLSIGLCKGDRLGMWGPNSYAWVLMQLASAQAGIILVSVNPAYQARELEYALKKVGCKALVFPKQFKTQQYYNILKQICPELEKAQPGALKSQRLPDLTTVILVDASLPGTLLLDDVIAAGSTEQHLAHLQHTQKFLSCHDPINIQFTSGTTGSPKGATLSHYNIVNNANMIGERLRLPLKMPKELRMVLPTPLYHCLGSVGGTMVSMTHGITLILPSPSFDGKKALEAISRERGSFLYGTPTMFVDILNQPDFSSYDISAMLGGVIAGSPAPPELIRAIINKLNMKELVVAYGTTENSPVTFMNFAEDTVQEKAESVGRVMPHTEAQIVNMETGTLTKLNTPGELWIRGYCVMLGYWGDPQKTEEAVGQDKWYRTGDIATMDEKGFCKIVGRSKDMIIRGGENIYPAELEDFFHTHPKVQEVQVVGVKDKRLGEEICACIRLKKGEKTTAEEIKAFCKGKIAHFKIPRYIVFVTEYPLTVSGKIQKFKLREQMEQHLNL, encoded by the exons TTCCAGAGAGGTGGATGGCACCACCCCCCTGCCCGTTGGTGGCTGCAGCTACATCCAGGGCCACACTGGATTGCATCTTATCAACAAGACTGTGGGGCAGTGCCTGGATGCCACAGTACAGAAGATCCCGGACCGAGAGGCCTTGGTCGTCCTCCATGAAAATGTCCGGTTGACCTTTGCCCAGCTCAAGGAGGAG GTGGACAAAGCTGCTTCTGGGCTCCTGAGTATCGGCCTCTGCAAGGGTGACCGGCTGGGCATGTGGGGACCCAACTCCTATGCGTGGGTGCTCATGCAGCTGGCCTCGGCCCAGGCGGGCATCATTCTG GTGTCTGTGAACCCAGCCTACCAGGCTAGGGAGCTGGAGTATGCCCTCAAGAAG GTGGGCTGCAAAGCCCTTGTGTTCCCCAAGCAATTCAAGACCCAGCAATACTACAACATCCTGAAGCAGATCTGTCCAGAGTTGGAGAAGGCCCAGCCAGGGGCCTTGAAGAGTCAGAG GCTTCCAGATCTGACCACAGTCATCTTAGTGGATGCCTCTCTGCCAGGGACCCTGCTCCTGGATGACGTGATAGCAGCTGGCAGTACAGAGCAGCATCTGGCCCACCTCCAGCACACCCAGAAGTTCCTGTCCTGCCATGACCCCATCAACATCCAGTTCACCTCG GGGACGACAGGCAGCCCCAAGGGGGCCACCCTCTCCCACTACAACATTGTCAACAACGCCAACATGATAGGGGAGCGCCTCAGACTGCCCCTGAAG ATGCCGAAGGAGTTGCGGATGGTCCTGCCCACCCCCCTGTACCACTGCCTGGGTTCTGTAGGGGGCACAATGGTGAGCATGACGCATGGTATCACCCTCATCCTGCCCTCTCCAAGCTTTGATGGCAAGAAGGCGCTGGAGGCCATCAGCAGAGAGAG AGGCTCCTTCCTGTATGGCACCCCCACAATGTTTGTGGACATTCTGAACCAGCCAGACTTCTCCAGTTACGACATCTCGGCCATGCTTGGAG GTGTAATTGCTGGGTCCCCTGCACCCCCAGAGCTGATCCGAGCCATCATCAACAAGCTGAACATGAAGGAGCTGGTG GTGGCTTACGGAACCACAGAGAACAGTCCCGTGACCTTCATGAACTTTGCTGAGGACACTGTGCAGGAGAAGGCGGAAAGTGTGGGCCGAGTGATGCCTCACACAGAG GCCCAGATCGTGAACATGGAGACGGGGACACTGACAAAGCTGAATACACCAGGAGAGCTGTGGATCCGAGGGTACTGCGTCATGCTGGGCTACTGGGGTGATCCCCAGAAGACCGAGGAAGCAGTTGGACAGGACAAGTGGTATCGGACAGG AGACATCGCCACGATGGATGAAAAGGGCTTCTGCAAGATCGTGGGCCGCTCCAAGGATATGATCATCCGGGGCGGCGAGAACATCTACCCTGCGGAGCTGGAAGACTTCTTTCACACACACCCGAAGGTGCAGGAAGTGCAG GTGGTGGGTGTGAAGGACAAGCGGCTGGGAGAAGAAATCTGTGCCTGCATTCGGCTGAAGAAAGGGGAGAAGACCACGGCGGAGGAGATCAAGGCTTTCTGCAAGGGGAAG ATCGCCCACTTCAAGATTCCCCGATACATCGTGTTTGTCACAGAGTACCCCCTCACTGTCTCAGGAAAG ATCCAGAAATTCAAACTTCGCGAGCAGATGGAACAACATCTAAACCTGTGA
- the ACSF2 gene encoding medium-chain acyl-CoA ligase ACSF2, mitochondrial isoform X2, producing MAVYVWMLRLGRLCARSPGVLGARAVLSRGWQEARWQGVRPLSSREVDGTTPLPVGGCSYIQGHTGLHLINKTVGQCLDATVQKIPDREALVVLHENVRLTFAQLKEEVDKAASGLLSIGLCKGDRLGMWGPNSYAWVLMQLASAQAGIILVSVNPAYQARELEYALKKVGCKALVFPKQFKTQQYYNILKQICPELEKAQPGALKSQRLPDLTTVILVDASLPGTLLLDDVIAAGSTEQHLAHLQHTQKFLSCHDPINIQFTSMPKELRMVLPTPLYHCLGSVGGTMVSMTHGITLILPSPSFDGKKALEAISRERGSFLYGTPTMFVDILNQPDFSSYDISAMLGGVIAGSPAPPELIRAIINKLNMKELVVAYGTTENSPVTFMNFAEDTVQEKAESVGRVMPHTEAQIVNMETGTLTKLNTPGELWIRGYCVMLGYWGDPQKTEEAVGQDKWYRTGDIATMDEKGFCKIVGRSKDMIIRGGENIYPAELEDFFHTHPKVQEVQVVGVKDKRLGEEICACIRLKKGEKTTAEEIKAFCKGKIAHFKIPRYIVFVTEYPLTVSGKIQKFKLREQMEQHLNL from the exons TTCCAGAGAGGTGGATGGCACCACCCCCCTGCCCGTTGGTGGCTGCAGCTACATCCAGGGCCACACTGGATTGCATCTTATCAACAAGACTGTGGGGCAGTGCCTGGATGCCACAGTACAGAAGATCCCGGACCGAGAGGCCTTGGTCGTCCTCCATGAAAATGTCCGGTTGACCTTTGCCCAGCTCAAGGAGGAG GTGGACAAAGCTGCTTCTGGGCTCCTGAGTATCGGCCTCTGCAAGGGTGACCGGCTGGGCATGTGGGGACCCAACTCCTATGCGTGGGTGCTCATGCAGCTGGCCTCGGCCCAGGCGGGCATCATTCTG GTGTCTGTGAACCCAGCCTACCAGGCTAGGGAGCTGGAGTATGCCCTCAAGAAG GTGGGCTGCAAAGCCCTTGTGTTCCCCAAGCAATTCAAGACCCAGCAATACTACAACATCCTGAAGCAGATCTGTCCAGAGTTGGAGAAGGCCCAGCCAGGGGCCTTGAAGAGTCAGAG GCTTCCAGATCTGACCACAGTCATCTTAGTGGATGCCTCTCTGCCAGGGACCCTGCTCCTGGATGACGTGATAGCAGCTGGCAGTACAGAGCAGCATCTGGCCCACCTCCAGCACACCCAGAAGTTCCTGTCCTGCCATGACCCCATCAACATCCAGTTCACCTCG ATGCCGAAGGAGTTGCGGATGGTCCTGCCCACCCCCCTGTACCACTGCCTGGGTTCTGTAGGGGGCACAATGGTGAGCATGACGCATGGTATCACCCTCATCCTGCCCTCTCCAAGCTTTGATGGCAAGAAGGCGCTGGAGGCCATCAGCAGAGAGAG AGGCTCCTTCCTGTATGGCACCCCCACAATGTTTGTGGACATTCTGAACCAGCCAGACTTCTCCAGTTACGACATCTCGGCCATGCTTGGAG GTGTAATTGCTGGGTCCCCTGCACCCCCAGAGCTGATCCGAGCCATCATCAACAAGCTGAACATGAAGGAGCTGGTG GTGGCTTACGGAACCACAGAGAACAGTCCCGTGACCTTCATGAACTTTGCTGAGGACACTGTGCAGGAGAAGGCGGAAAGTGTGGGCCGAGTGATGCCTCACACAGAG GCCCAGATCGTGAACATGGAGACGGGGACACTGACAAAGCTGAATACACCAGGAGAGCTGTGGATCCGAGGGTACTGCGTCATGCTGGGCTACTGGGGTGATCCCCAGAAGACCGAGGAAGCAGTTGGACAGGACAAGTGGTATCGGACAGG AGACATCGCCACGATGGATGAAAAGGGCTTCTGCAAGATCGTGGGCCGCTCCAAGGATATGATCATCCGGGGCGGCGAGAACATCTACCCTGCGGAGCTGGAAGACTTCTTTCACACACACCCGAAGGTGCAGGAAGTGCAG GTGGTGGGTGTGAAGGACAAGCGGCTGGGAGAAGAAATCTGTGCCTGCATTCGGCTGAAGAAAGGGGAGAAGACCACGGCGGAGGAGATCAAGGCTTTCTGCAAGGGGAAG ATCGCCCACTTCAAGATTCCCCGATACATCGTGTTTGTCACAGAGTACCCCCTCACTGTCTCAGGAAAG ATCCAGAAATTCAAACTTCGCGAGCAGATGGAACAACATCTAAACCTGTGA
- the CHAD gene encoding chondroadherin translates to MARPMLLLSLGLLAGLLPALAACPQNCHCHGDLQHVICDKVGLQKIPKVSEKTKLLNLQRNNFPVLAANSFRAMPNLVSLHLQHCQIREVASGAFRGLKQLIYLYLSHNDIRVLRAGAFDDLTELTYLYLDHNKVTELPRGLLSPLVNLFILQLNNNKIRELRAGAFQGAKDLRWLYLSENALSSLQPGALDDVENLAKFHLDRNQLSSYPSAALSKLRVVEELKLSHNPLKSIPDNAFQSFGRYLETLWLDNTNLEKFSDGAFLGVTTLKHVHLENNRLNQLPSNFPFDSLETLTLTNNPWKCTCQLRGLRRWLEAKTSRPDATCASPAKFRGQHIRDTDAFRGCKFPTKRSKKAGRH, encoded by the exons ATGGCTCGCCCGATGCTCTTGCTCAGCCTCGGCCTTCTGGCCGGTCTGCTGCCGGCGCTGGCCGCCTGCCCCCAGAACTGCCACTGCCACGGCGACCTGCAGCATGTCATCTGCGACAAGGTGGGGCTGCAGAAGATCCCCAAGGTGTCAGAGAAGACCAAGCTGCTCAACCTACAGCGTAACAACTTCCCGGTGCTGGCTGCCAACTCGTTTCGGGCCATGCCGAACCTCGTGTCGCTGCACCTGCAGCACTGCCAGATCCGCGAGGTGGCCTCCGGCGCCTTCCGTGGCCTCAAGCAGCTCATCTACCTATACCTGTCCCACAACGACATCCGTGTGCTGCGCGCCGGCGCCTTTGACGACCTGACCGAGCTCACCTACCTCTACCTGGACCACAACAAGGTGACTGAGCTGCCCCGGGGGCTGCTCTCTCCACTGGTCAACCTCTTCATCCtgcagctcaacaacaacaagatCCGTGAGCTGCGCGCAGGCGCCTTCCAGGGCGCCAAGGATCTGCGCTGGCTCTACCTGTCGGAAAATGCACTCAGTTCCCTGCAGCCTGGCGCTCTGGACGATGTGGAGAACCTCGCCAAGTTCCACCTGGATAGGAACCAGCTGTCCAGCTACCCCTCAGCTGCTCTGAGCAAGCTGCGAGTGGTGGAGGAGCTGAAGCTGTCCCACAACCCCCTGAAAAGCATTCCTGACAACGCTTTCCAGTCCTTCGGCAGATACCTGGAGACCCTCTGGCTGGACAATACCAACCTGGAGAAG TTCTCCGACGGCGCCTTCCTGGGTGTGACCACGCTGAAACATGTCCATCTGGAGAACAACCGCCTGAACCAGCTGCCCTCCAACTTCCCCTTTGACAGCCTGGAGACCCTCACCCTCACCAACAACCCCTGGAAGTGTACTTGCCAGCTTCGGGGCCTCCGGAG gtGGCTGGAAGCCAAGACTTCCCGCCCTGATGCCACTTGCGCCTCACCGGCCAAGTTCAGGGGCCAGCACATTCGTGACACCGACGCCTTCCGCGGCTGCAAGTTCCCTACTAAGAGGTCCAAGAAAGCCGGCCGCCATTAA